In a genomic window of Nocardiopsis mwathae:
- the whiA gene encoding DNA-binding protein WhiA, giving the protein MAMTGVVKDELSRLTVLKPCCRKSEVSTILRFTGGLHLVGGRIVIEAELDTGAAARRLRKDISEVFGHESEVVVLAPSGLRKGNRYVVRVIKDGESFARQTGLIDNNGRPVRGLPRHVVAGGACDSESAWRGAFIAHGSLTEPGRSMSLEVTCPGPEAALALVGAARRLKVHAKAREVRGVDRVVVRDGDSIGALLTLLGAHQSVLAWEERRMRREVRATANRLANFDDANLRRSARAAVAAGARVERALEILGEEAPEHLVAAGQLRLAHKQASLEELGQLSTPPLTKDAIAGRIRRLLAMADKRASDLGIPGTDANLTPDMLVP; this is encoded by the coding sequence ATGGCGATGACCGGCGTGGTGAAGGACGAGTTGAGCCGGCTGACCGTTCTCAAGCCATGCTGTCGGAAGTCCGAGGTCTCCACGATCCTCCGCTTCACCGGCGGCCTGCACCTGGTGGGCGGCCGGATCGTGATCGAGGCCGAGCTCGACACCGGGGCGGCCGCGCGGCGGCTGCGCAAGGACATCTCCGAGGTGTTCGGGCACGAGTCCGAGGTCGTCGTCCTGGCTCCCAGCGGACTGCGCAAGGGCAACCGCTATGTCGTCCGGGTGATCAAGGACGGCGAGAGCTTCGCGCGGCAGACCGGGCTGATCGACAACAACGGGCGGCCGGTGCGCGGCCTGCCGCGGCACGTGGTCGCCGGCGGGGCGTGCGACTCGGAGTCGGCGTGGCGCGGGGCGTTCATCGCCCACGGGTCGCTGACCGAGCCCGGGCGCTCGATGTCGCTGGAGGTCACCTGCCCGGGGCCGGAGGCGGCGCTGGCCCTGGTGGGGGCGGCGCGGCGGCTGAAGGTGCACGCCAAGGCGCGGGAGGTGCGCGGCGTGGACCGGGTGGTGGTGCGCGACGGTGACTCCATCGGGGCCCTGCTCACCCTGCTGGGGGCGCACCAGAGCGTGCTGGCCTGGGAGGAGCGGCGGATGCGCCGCGAGGTGCGGGCCACCGCCAACCGGCTGGCCAACTTCGACGATGCCAACCTGCGCCGCAGCGCGCGTGCGGCGGTGGCCGCCGGTGCGCGGGTGGAGCGGGCGCTGGAGATCCTCGGCGAAGAGGCCCCCGAGCACCTGGTCGCGGCCGGCCAGCTGCGGCTGGCGCACAAGCAGGCGTCCCTGGAGGAGCTGGGCCAGCTGTCCACGCCGCCGCTGACCAAGGACGCGATCGCCGGGCGGATCCGGCGGCTGCTGGCCATGGCCGACAAGCGCGCCTCCGACCTCGGTATCCCGGGCACCGACGCCAACCTCACCCCCGACATGCTGGTGCCCTAG